From the Anopheles merus strain MAF chromosome 2L, AmerM5.1, whole genome shotgun sequence genome, the window GCATCCGTCCTACATCCAGGGCTTATCTTAATGTTGAAGGCGCAAAGCCTGTAGTGTTGCGAACAACCAATCAGaataattcaataatttaGCACATCGCTTTTAAAAGGCGCTGTGTAATGAGGAAGATTTGGCGTTCGTGTGCGCTTCAGTATGGAAAAGTAAATTATCTTTAAAAGCCGCCATATCGCTCGACTGTGTTCTTTTTGCTTCGTTAACGCTAATGTATGCAATAAGTAAGGCACTCactgcacaaacaaaaacccctgcACAACGCAGAATGGTTGAAGAAGcagcaacgacaacgacgattGATGAGCAAATCGTGAGCGAAGCAATCATTTTCGAGCATTATGGAGCATCATGTTGCACATTACCCCCCCTACCAAACCGGAAAGTGCACCCAGGGGTCGTCGTCATCGTAGCGCCTTTTTCTCACGAAACTGTGTACTGCACGCGAGTGTAAGTTCGGACCAACTCGAACCAGGCATGGGAATGAGCTTCGGTTGGTGTGGAGGTGCTTTATGGAAGTTTTCTGCAAACGATGCAATGGCAATGGATTATTGGAAGACGTCAGTGTAGGGCAGGGAAGGTCGAAACAAAGATCAGCTCATCGTAATACATCTATAAGCCGTAAAACAAATCTGTAATCCCATACGTTAAAGATATCTTTGCTTTAATCTAAATATTCGCTTGCTCCCCCAAATCGATCAATACTCTCTTGCTTTTCCTCAACAAAAAGAGAGCATAAAAAAGGGGCGCATTATCAGTGCACTCTCATCGCAATGTGTCCGGCTTTTATCAGCAGCTTACACGCTTTGGACTGTCTTGCGATAAGATAGGCGGCGCCGAAAGAGATACGAACGGAAACAAAAGCCCCAAAAGTGTccaaaagtgtttgcaaattCACTCGTACTATTTATGCCTCAATTTTACTACGCAATCCCCCCCAAAACAAGCCCTACCAATTTAATAATTCGTTATCGCTTTTCCCTCTTTTGCTTGTTTACAGAATGCTTCCCCCCAGCTGGTCGTGACTGCTAGTGGGCAAAATTCCGGCCGGAACGATTGAAATGATACTGCGTGGTAGGTGAAGCGTGGAAAAGATACAAACGCCTCCGACCACCCCACAGCTGCATGACGCAGTCGTAACTACATACCTTCCTCCCAAACCTCCCCATTTTGGTCTTTCCCACGATGGAGGACGTAAATCAAGAATCTACCATACCGGAGGTACCGctggccaccaccaccaccagcaccaccaccgatgAAACGCAAGCACCGAACGGCGACGACACCGGTGAGACTGGCGAGAATGAGACGGAACTGGAGAAACTCGCCGGGCAGGACGTAGACTCGACCAAATCGTCGATGGAAAGCTCCTTCACCGTGACCGACTGCAACTGCTCGTCGCTGATCGAACGCACGGACCAGCTGGACGCGAACGAGCTGCAGCTCGACGCGAAGGTGACCGAACTGATTGAGGATCTGATCAAGCCGCCGACCACCACCGGGCCGAACGGACCGGCCGGCTGTGAGGAAAAGTTTAAAGTTCTCACGATCGCCGACGAGGCGGAGGAGAGCGGCGTCATCGCGGGCAAGGGAGCCGGCGATGGTAGCGACAGTGGGGTAGAATTCGGGGCCGGATCCGGTTCGCTTACCGACACGGGCGTGCTGCAGCGAGCGCTCAGCAACAACAGTGCCGGTTACGCAAGCAGCTGCTGCGGTTTGGACGGTGAGCCGACCGGGATGAGCATGTCGTGCAACTCGAGCATGATAAGCTACAGCTCGGATATCTACGACAAGACGGGCAATACGGTGGTGCTGTGCGGGCGGCTGAGCACCGACTACTGCGCGAGCGAGGGCGGCAGCGAAAGCTCCTCGGTGACGGGTGGGCCCGTCAGCTCGGCCCTGCGCAAGGCGGGCAGCACGATCAAGAAGAAGGTGGCGGTGAAGGAACCGCCCTCGAACCGGTCGCCGCGCAAATCGACCGAGAGCGTGTCGAGCAGCGGTCGGAGCAGTTCCCGTTCGCGCGGCTCTTCGCTGGGCCGGTCGGTGTCGCTGAATCTGAAGACGATACCGGCGTCGGCGGCTAatgtggcggcggcggcagctgcCAGGGAGCGGGCTCGTTCGCGTGATAAATCAGCCTCATCGGCGGTGGGGGCTGCAGGGCCTCCCAGCGTCATGTCTACCAGCTTGAATCGTGCTCTGCAAACGCCCACCAAACCGATGCCACCGCCGAGACGCCCGCTGAAACCGGACTCGCTTCCGACCGGCATTAAAGACTCACCGTCCGGCCAGCGAGTGACCGTGTCGCGCACTCCGTCCATTACCCGTGGTCGAACGCCACTGGGAACGCCGACGGACGATGGGCGATGGCCGTCGGTCGGCGGAAAGGGTGGCGTGAGCTGCAGCGGTGGCAATACGACACCTCGTTCCATGCGAGCAAGCTCCGTCGCACCGGACGGCGGCACCATGTCCATCAAAACACGCATCGGACCACTATCGCTGGACGGTGGCAAGGGTGGGACAGCAAGCGGATCACCCATGAGTCTGCCCAGCGGAGTGGATAAATTTGCCACCCTGCCCCGGCGACGCAAGGAACGCTCGGCGGAGGATCTGAAGGCTGGCGTCGGCGGTGCCGGATCCGGTTCGCGCTCAAACTCGGTGACGCGCGACCAGTCCATCAATCGCATGGCAGTGTCACTGTTCAAGAAGCTTCCCGCGAGCAGCAAATCAACGGAGCAAGCAAGCCCTGGGAACAAAATATCAGCCTCGTCGCATCCACGGCTCGCTGCGGCCACGAAAAAGCTCATCCACAAGACGAAGATCTACCACGAGACGAGCGTCCAGACGGCCATCACCGGCAAGGACGTGGAGGACGCATTCGGCGGTAACGCACGCACGGTGCGCATCGATGCAGCCGAGATGGTCAGCAAGCAAACACAGTCCGACATACGCGACAAGGAGCTGGAACGGTTGGAGGAAAAGCTGAAGAAGGTGACGGGCGAGTACACGTCGCTCATGTCGAAGCTGTCGGAGAAGTCGCAGCTGGTAACGTCGCTCGAGCAGAAGTTGCTGGTCGAGCGGGAAGAGAAGCTGGCGGCGCAGCGCGAGCTCCAGAACAACACCGACCGTGTGCTGGGCATGCTCGAGTCGATGCAAGCCATCCCGGCGGACAGTGGCGATGGTGGGGAGTGCGACAGTTTGCTGATGCTCGAATCACAGCTCCAGCTGTCGGGCAATGTGCTGGAGAAGAAGCAGGAAGAGATCGTGCGGCTGCAGACGATCTGCCGGGCGCTGCAGATGGACATGGAGCGGTCGCTCAAGAACCAGGAGGAGCTGCTGCGCCAGAAGACTGAGCTGGAGGAGGAGTCGAGCGAGATGCAGGACTTCCTGCAGGTGGAGAAGCAATCGTGCATGGACGCGCTGAAGGAGGCGGAGCAGGAGGTGAGCATGCTGCGGCAGAGTCTGCTGATGAAGGAGGGCAACATCGAGCGGCAGCAGGAAGAGTGTCGCCATCTAGTCCGAATAGCCGAGCAGAGGAGGTAAGCGATTGTACTAAATCAAGTGATCGGTGTACTAATACGATTTGTTGTTTGCAATTTTAGACAAGAATACCTGGGTATGCAGGCCAAGTACAATGCTCTGGAGAGTCGCTCGAAGGACATTCTGCTGCAGCAGGGAGCGGCCGTGTCGGGAGCGTCCGTCGCATTGTCAGGACTCGGATCTCGGCTGGACAACCTCGTTGAACAGCTGATCGCTTCCTACAACATCTCAGAGCAGGATCTCGAGGTGAGTCTGGCGGTCGTGTTCGATCATCCTGTACATGGTTATTGTTTAAATTGATAGTATCTTGCGTGTAGTGTCTCCTAGATGGTTGTAGATCTATTGTACGTTTAATGCAAATTTAAACACATAACACTAACCGCTACTGCCATGATCTATCATCTCATGTAACACAATTCACACCATTCACACATCACTAACATCTTTCCATCTTCATCATGctactctctttctctctctctctctttgtctcttctctttttttttcttgtaattCTGTTTTTAATAACCGGACCAAAAAACGATCGCTCGTGTTGTGTTGATTGTTCCCGTTTCAATTATACGCAATATCGCTCGCTCTTCTtatacgtgtgtgtttgtatgtgtatgtatggttTTTGGTGGAACTAATTGTGTTTACACAAAATCGGACGGGGTTTCCCTCATCCCCCGTGGCGTTGTGGTGCTTTGTTTATCTTAACTGTATCCCCCTCACTTCCCCCACCGTGATGCACCGATTGCATCCGGAACTGCACTTCCAATGTCCATGccgttcttttttgtgtgtgtgcaaatggCAATGCGTTTCATTGCTGGGTGGTACATCACCTACATCACCGCGTTGTAGCGATTGCGAGCCATACGGTAAGTTGAGCCAGTGTGTGCTGCATGTTTcccggtttgtgtgtgtgcgtgtgtgtggttttgtactTCTTGAAAAGGTTTTGCCCCGTAGAGTTTGTTGCCAATTTGCTGGGCGAGTTCAACGCCCGGTTAGCCCCATATCCAAACATGTTGCTGTGAGTCCTTGACCCCAAGATTTGTTGTCCGTTCGCTGCTTAGCTTAATCCATAAAACTCATTAAGCAACCCCAAGGGTGGTTGGATCAATTAGCTTACTCATAAACCTGGCTTTATGCCCTGTTTGATGGTGGAAGTGGTGGGATGAGAGGTGTGTTGGCCCGATCGGAAAACTGTTGCCGCATGCTGTAGGGGGTGTATCGTTATAGCGGATAATTCATTTGTTGGCAGCATGACAAACCCACCATAACACCCACAATGAATGTCTAATTTGAGTTCACCGCTACGAAATCTCCATTATTTGAAGTGTAAATAGTTTTATTGaccatgttttgttttccaattcCAAACATAAGTAatcaaaattataataaaatgagcAAAATTCGTATTGTAAATTAAATCCACCCGTTAAATTGTAACAGCTATACACCAGCGCCCTCTATACGTCAGCGTTGTAAGTGAAAGCTTGCCTTGCTGAAAGCTCTTCATGCTAGCTTTCCTTGTTCCTCTTTCTGTGCTCTACTTGTCCAACAAAACATCTTCtaaatgtattaaaatgaTGTGTTATATTGTTTAGATAATTAGCTAATATCAAGTAAATTAATCCTATTTAGTATATTAGCATATTACTTTCATCTAGATACAAGAATGTCATACCTTTCTGCATGAAACATGCCTTTTtggttgtttgattttgtgaGACGAGTGAAATGCCTGCATACCCTCACATTCAAAACGATTAACAACCTTTCCCcttattttgcctttttttgcagGACGTAATCTACCACAACGAGGCGTACACGAATAGTGCGAGCAGTGGCGATGGCAGCCCGGAGTATGAGCAATCTTCCGATGCGTACTCGGGCAAACAGCATCACcattcgcagcagcagcatcagtaccagcagcaacagtcccCGGAATCCCACTCGGCATCGGCGAAGGGAGGCGCGAAGGCTACCGTACCACTGTCACCGCAGCGTGGCCAATCGTTCATAGCGGCCGTCATCAGTGCTATCAAGAACGCGACGAGTAAGACGGCCACCACCAAGTCAGCGGGAGCTGCCACGAATGGAGCAAACGCTGCAAACAAGGAGTGCCGTGAAACAAATGGTCACGGTGAGTTGAAATGCATGTCATTCCCGGTATGAATGGAATGATTTTAACAccaacttttttctttttttccagaATCGGACTCGACGGAGATGCTCGACTCGGAGACGGAACCGTGCCTCATGATGGACAACGTGCTGGAGGACGTAACGATGCCGGACTCGCATTCCCATAACATGGTTTCGTCGTCGACCCGCATCTCGCAGATCGAAATGCCATCGTCGCTCGAGAGTGGCGTTGGAGCGACCAGCAACGCGATGACGATGGCGCACGACGAATCGCTCGATAATCTTTCGCAAGCCATCGCTAACCGGCAGCAGATCGAGCTGCAGTCGAACATGATCGCTAGTGGTCGGTCGTCACGGTTCCACCATTCGGTCGGTAGCAACaacgatcagcagcagcagcagcaccaacagcaaccGTCTCGCAACACACCGTCCGTGGTAACGTCGGCGGCGGCAGCTATGACGACCGCTCCGGACCACACGACCGCAAGCCACTCTTCGTCGCTGGACGACGAGGAGAACAGCTGCTGCGCGGAGGCGTCGATGGCCGAAATGCCGTCGATTTGCGAGTACTGCAACGCGCAGTCGCTGGTGGACCAGGTGATCGATGTGGACAATCTGATCACCAAGCTGCTGAAGGTGTTGCGGATCGTCCAGATGGATAATGATCACTGCATACAGGAGCTGATCAATCATAAGTATGTTGGAAAGGGTAGCGATATGGAGAGCATTTAATAATTCGATGATATACTCACAGGAACAAACTAGCGATCTCAAACGAAGAGATTCAGGACCGTGTGAAGGAGTACGAGGAGCTGAACTACAAGCTGCAGGATGATCTGAAGGACGCCTACCATCAGCTGCAGGTGCGGGGCAGCGAACTGAGCAGCAACAAGGTGGAGTTGCTGAAACACCGACAAGAAATCGATGTAAGTTTGCAGAACAAATGCATTGGTGTATGCAAGAATACATGACCTGTCTTTTATTGTAGAAATTAAACGAAGATATTTGTCAGTTAAGCACACTGTGCAGTGATAGCAAGCAGGCCAAGAAGATTGTGATCGATCGGGAGGAGATCTTGAACGCATTTAAGCTCTGCAACGAGGATGGTGTCGTGCCGGAGCAGGAACTGTCCCAGTTTATCGTTCAGGCATGCACTGAGGTAATTGTGTAGCTTAAACGAATTGAATTCTTAGTGCGTATTAACTCTTCGTACTCGTTTGGTCCATTAGATTCCCAAACTGAAGGCCAAGCTGTTCGAAAAGGAGCAACAGCTGGCGACGATGGCAAGCAATGCCACGAGTGGGTCCAATTTCGTGATGACGGCCAGCTGGCACCAAGCGCTGAGCGAAGCGAAACGACAGTACGAGGCGATCGACCGCGCTTTGGAGGtaatttgctgttttttttttcttgtagaCCTTTATGCTGTAATCAATTTACTAAACCAATCCCGCTCCTCTGTAGACTCTGGACAGCGTCAAAGCGATCGTACAGCAAACACCGGCCCTGATGGAGCTGCAGCGCGACCTGGAGGAGACGAACTTTGCTTCCGCGTCCAGCTTTCCGCTGGTAACGGCGGCCCAGCTCAACCAGCTCAACTGTGGCCAGGTCGGTACGAACGGCAACGGGGCCGGCGTAAACGGCAACGGTATTATTGATCTGAATGCCAACGAAACGACGCTCGGCAACGAGGCGGCAAGTGTGGGGGCCGATCCGAGCTGCTACATTGACTCGACTGCTTAAAACTTAACGGATATCATCAGCTGGGGTAGATAGAACGCTTTATTTATTACtactttctccctctctctctttaggCAGACAGGCGGAAGCATTCATTTTACTTTAATTGTTTCCACTCGTGGGACTTTTGGGTCGAGGATGTGATGGAGGgggtttttccattttttgtttttgtgttagtgttttttcGTTGATCAAAACAAGCATGATATTATTCATCATTCATTTTCGAGCGCATGGTCCATAGTAACTGATTGCATTTCGTTTTGCTACTCTCAACTCTGGGGCAGCACGTAAGTGGCGACCGTCATGAATAGTGAACCATGTTGAACCGAGATTAGAAACGTTAGCAAGCGTAGCAGCAAGTGGCAAACAAGGTAACAATGTCCCCTTCTCTAGTTCGATAGTTAGCATTAATCGTAGAGGTATGATTGTGATTTGCTGTTCTTGATACTATACAGACTTGATTGAAACGATTATTGGGCGGGAGATGCAAGATTAGAGCCAATAGGAAGGTGTTGTTACTCGAGACAAATAAGTGTAAagataataatttatttcctaATCGCATTTCGCAATAGAACACAGCATACAGCTACTTCCTGTTCCGCTGGTAGGGTAGATAAGGCGTTACGTTGTAGAATAAAAAGGGTGGgaattaaacaaaacggtcCATTTATCCAGTGTCCCACAACAGCACCTCGATCGACTACTGTGTTCGCTAGCCATGTGCACGTTCCACACGGGAAGCGTACGACAGTATATTTCCCTTTATACTCCGTTGATAGTTCCATGCCGTACGATATAGCTGTAGAGAATATTGATTACTTCTAGTATTCCTTCCATAAGATAGGTAGACACGAACACTCCCTCAGTTGGCAAATGTAGCGTTTGAGAAACGATTGAAATGCTGGATTTTAAAATGCTGGAATTGAGTGCGATGAGAAGTAACGACTAAACCAGCAGTTAAGTTAAGCACGATATGAAGTGACAGGGCTTGCCTGAACAATGCCTTTATTGGTTAgtggttttcccttttgcttGTGCTTGTCTACACCATCGCATGGTACGCAGCGTGTGACAAATGTGACGAACTGGAGTGGAACTGGTCCCCCCATTCTTCCCCCCCAGCAAGTCACCGATACTTCCGATTTTAATTGTTccatttgtttccttttctctAGCATTTATTATAGTCTTTTCTCGGTGTAGGAGAAAACGCATCTATATATAATAAGCTTTTGACTGCGGAGAGATGATTTCGTTTCCCTACGAACGGCGGACGCGGTCGGTCCTTTCCCTGTATATGATTTCAAAGTTTgtgttcggtttttttttctttgtggttCAAAATTAATCCCAAAATTTAACTGCTCCCGGGAGCGCTCtatttcttgtttttgctttgtaaatattttctggCGGTAAATATGGTGGTTTATTTATGTTGTAAACGTGTAAATTTGTATGATATGCTTTTATGTTAcggttatttttgttttttgtcttcttcttctcttcacCTTTCTTTTAACATCTGTGTGTAGTCTCACTGTATTTTAGTTAGCGTTTTATACATTAATTTGGACTTGTAAAGAAACGTGTCTATTTTCTTTGCCTGTTTCTCACCATCTTTCACTGCTCCGGGATAATGCGTTCGTTTTGGCACTACTGGGCATTTTATACTGTATACACGTACACAAactaaagaaaaaagaaaaacgaactGCTCTAGCTTTCACACAGTTTGCACGATGTATCAAACTTTACAGAAAACAAAGAGCAAGCAATAGGAAGAGAAAATAGTGAAAACCAGTGTCGCACAAGCGCGGcagacactcacacgcacacacaatcaaTGCGATGGTATAGACAAGCGCAAAGGAAAGGGAAAATGTATAGAGGggtggaaaaataacacatttGAATAGTTTGTTTCCGAACTGATACTGATACTGGCAAGTCGTTACAGCTAAAGTCACACTGAGTCACAACACTCAAAACCCGCATTAGGACTGGCTAGCGGTAATGTAATTTCGGTTTTTAAACTCTCTTAGCTAAAACGGATACTCCAATCCACGCGCGGTGGAAACACACAATTCGTTCGAATTTAACTAAACTAAGCAAAACaaggaacaacaaaaaaacctaatCGAGCCAATTGATTAAAGAAGGAGCCTTTAAAGCAAACGTGACAGCGGCGGCAACGTGGTGTGCATGTATTAAGCTAAATGTTATATCCTTTAAATGGATGTTCCCAATCTGTCCGTAACGTAACGAAACAGACTAGACATAAATTTACCTACCGTTGCGAATGAACGAACAAAAGAAAGTAACCGATCAGTAATCAAAAAAGGCCATTTGCATAAGAGGAATGCGAGAAGGCGTGAAGAAGAGAGGAGGAGCAGGGTCAGGCGAGTTAGTATGTTGTTGGTAAGTGTGATGTAAGTCGAAGCTATACTTAGTTTTAAACCAATAGCGCTGTACTGCTGCGAAtagttgataaaaaaaactatgttcGACATTAGTCAAACTTCGTAAGGTCTTCGGGAcggttaaacaaaaaaaaaatactacggACAGCAACTTTATCCAACTATTTTGtgaataaaagtaaaataaagcgCAAATTGATCGTTATATATGTTGTTTATTACATCCGTACATACTAACAACATCTTTGCTTCTAGTGCTCACGGCGTCCAGGGACTCGGTCCAGGAAGTATTCCCCATCGTCGTTGTGATCCGTACCGTAGCCATGCGTAACCTCAAACTCACAGAACGCGACGTAAACGAGGAACGTGACGTAGAGCGTCGTTaagcagaaggcgatgcttttCCGTGCCTCGAAGCGTGTGAACAGCACCGATAGCAAGGTTGTCATCGAAGTGACGAACAGATAGATTGCACAGGTCGGACCGGAAGTTCCATCGCGCACGTGAATCTGGGTCGTGCCGGATCGTATCATTTGCACACAAAACACGGTACAGAGTCCGATTAAAATATCTGCAATAAGCTGTGGTTAAATGAGAGCGTAAAGGAGAGCTAAAAGGGGGCACACTTACTGAAAACGGGTGCACCTAAACAGGCGGCAAAGCCTATCCGGGAGTACCCACGCACAGCTAGCGTACGTAATGTTATCAAATCGATCCAACAGCTGCCCCAGGCGAGTATCGTTATGGCAAAGGAAGCTGAGGATACGTTCGCGATGATGGACAATGCCTCCAGGATGGCAATCAGCTCATAAGACAGAAGCATGATCACGTACGAGGTACcgaaaatggcaaacaatccAATGCAGGTGAAGAATGGTGGCTTGCGATCGTAACAGGATGTGGAACAGACGATCACACAGAAGCAGGCAGATCCTATAAGACTTCCGAGGCAAATCCAGCCCAGATTCTCACCGGAAATCATGTCCACTGAAAGAAGGATGCATAGAATAGATGAGAAAAGGACAACAAGTATGTGTTGAGATGAGCCTTACCGAGTGCCGTGCCAATAAGAAACAGAGGAAATAGGATCAGATTCACGATGAACAGACACTTATTCCAACCGTGTAAGGATAGTGCAAAGTTCACCTTAGGTAAAAGCAGAACCGCTACAACCTCCACAGGAATGCTGCAGAGGAGATACACCTGCCTGTACCATGGTGCTGCACGAAAATCTTCTTCGCGAAATGTCCTCAACCCCTGCCAGACATGTCCTAACCAACTGGCACTTTGCTCTTGATCCACGTTTTCCACCGTTGCAGTCAAGTTAGTGTCAAACACCTTCCCATCAGCATCTCGTATGTCTATCTGACTGCGCGAGCGGATTCCCTGACGATCCATCACACGAGCGGTTGTGTAGAGTGCTCCAAGAAACACAAGATAAAGCACACCCAAGGCAGTGGTCTGCACGATTCCTACCTGCTCATCGTACATAAACTCTTCCACAAGAAGCGACACGATCATGAGACTGATGAGATTGGGCACGATCACCTCCTGATAGATGGCAAACGAACCCGTCCAAATGACGAGTGCGGCCAGGAAGGAAACTTGATAGACGGCA encodes:
- the LOC121591357 gene encoding myosin-4, translated to MEDVNQESTIPEVPLATTTTSTTTDETQAPNGDDTGETGENETELEKLAGQDVDSTKSSMESSFTVTDCNCSSLIERTDQLDANELQLDAKVTELIEDLIKPPTTTGPNGPAGCEEKFKVLTIADEAEESGVIAGKGAGDGSDSGVEFGAGSGSLTDTGVLQRALSNNSAGYASSCCGLDGEPTGMSMSCNSSMISYSSDIYDKTGNTVVLCGRLSTDYCASEGGSESSSVTGGPVSSALRKAGSTIKKKVAVKEPPSNRSPRKSTESVSSSGRSSSRSRGSSLGRSVSLNLKTIPASAANVAAAAAARERARSRDKSASSAVGAAGPPSVMSTSLNRALQTPTKPMPPPRRPLKPDSLPTGIKDSPSGQRVTVSRTPSITRGRTPLGTPTDDGRWPSVGGKGGVSCSGGNTTPRSMRASSVAPDGGTMSIKTRIGPLSLDGGKGGTASGSPMSLPSGVDKFATLPRRRKERSAEDLKAGVGGAGSGSRSNSVTRDQSINRMAVSLFKKLPASSKSTEQASPGNKISASSHPRLAAATKKLIHKTKIYHETSVQTAITGKDVEDAFGGNARTVRIDAAEMVSKQTQSDIRDKELERLEEKLKKVTGEYTSLMSKLSEKSQLVTSLEQKLLVEREEKLAAQRELQNNTDRVLGMLESMQAIPADSGDGGECDSLLMLESQLQLSGNVLEKKQEEIVRLQTICRALQMDMERSLKNQEELLRQKTELEEESSEMQDFLQVEKQSCMDALKEAEQEVSMLRQSLLMKEGNIERQQEECRHLVRIAEQRRQEYLGMQAKYNALESRSKDILLQQGAAVSGASVALSGLGSRLDNLVEQLIASYNISEQDLEDVIYHNEAYTNSASSGDGSPEYEQSSDAYSGKQHHHSQQQHQYQQQQSPESHSASAKGGAKATVPLSPQRGQSFIAAVISAIKNATSKTATTKSAGAATNGANAANKECRETNGHESDSTEMLDSETEPCLMMDNVLEDVTMPDSHSHNMVSSSTRISQIEMPSSLESGVGATSNAMTMAHDESLDNLSQAIANRQQIELQSNMIASGRSSRFHHSVGSNNDQQQQQHQQQPSRNTPSVVTSAAAAMTTAPDHTTASHSSSLDDEENSCCAEASMAEMPSICEYCNAQSLVDQVIDVDNLITKLLKVLRIVQMDNDHCIQELINHKNKLAISNEEIQDRVKEYEELNYKLQDDLKDAYHQLQVRGSELSSNKVELLKHRQEIDKLNEDICQLSTLCSDSKQAKKIVIDREEILNAFKLCNEDGVVPEQELSQFIVQACTEIPKLKAKLFEKEQQLATMASNATSGSNFVMTASWHQALSEAKRQYEAIDRALETLDSVKAIVQQTPALMELQRDLEETNFASASSFPLVTAAQLNQLNCGQVGTNGNGAGVNGNGIIDLNANETTLGNEAASVGADPSCYIDSTA
- the LOC121591358 gene encoding mitochondrial sodium/calcium exchanger protein-like; its protein translation is MDPAVTLLDLAQNSTPHYEAHQNIFVSLRAQPCSNVHSVLADERCLFVRETEECRESMHYLDYMHFVYCFVDSSNVLLFTSAIVALLLFVLLLGTLIYHLCVTRYVDSVLYVAKSWRLNEYIAGVTLLTYGNGLAQVLSELKHHTSGDTELIYNQYLGTAVYQVSFLAALVIWTGSFAIYQEVIVPNLISLMIVSLLVEEFMYDEQVGIVQTTALGVLYLVFLGALYTTARVMDRQGIRSRSQIDIRDADGKVFDTNLTATVENVDQEQSASWLGHVWQGLRTFREEDFRAAPWYRQVYLLCSIPVEVVAVLLLPKVNFALSLHGWNKCLFIVNLILFPLFLIGTALVDMISGENLGWICLGSLIGSACFCVIVCSTSCYDRKPPFFTCIGLFAIFGTSYVIMLLSYELIAILEALSIIANVSSASFAITILAWGSCWIDLITLRTLAVRGYSRIGFAACLGAPVFNILIGLCTVFCVQMIRSGTTQIHVRDGTSGPTCAIYLFVTSMTTLLSVLFTRFEARKSIAFCLTTLYVTFLVYVAFCEFEVTHGYGTDHNDDGEYFLDRVPGRREH